Below is a genomic region from Terriglobia bacterium.
ACGATGTGATAGTCGATACCGATATCGTATTCCTTCGCGAGTTCGGTGAGCTGCCTGACGTCATCCATGTTCGTCCGGCAGATGCATACGTTGAAGAACACCGCGCAGGCGTACTTCTTCATGTTCTTGATCAGGTACTCGAACTGAGGACGGATCGGCGTCAATGCTTTCGCCAGGCCCGGTTTCTCGTCGATGCAATCCACGGCAAGATTGACCGTACCGAGACCCGCATCACCCAGTCGATCGATGACATCCGGCTTCATCAGGCGGCCGTTGGTCGGCAGGTACACGATGAAGTCTTTTTTCGATGCGTAATACACGATCTTATGGATGAACTTGGGCCGCAGCAGCGGTTCGCCGCCCATCAATGCGAGGAAGCGGTTGCCGATGCCGTGCAGCCAGTCGATCGACTTCCTGGCCGTCTGCTCGGTCATGCCTTTCACGCTGTTGTCGTATGACCAGCAGTAGTGGCAGTCGAGGTTGCACTTCCACTCGCTGAACAGATAAGAGATCAGGGGCTGGATTTCGCCCGGCAGGATGCGGTGCTTGAAGTAGGGAGCGCCGAGGCTCTTCCACATTCTCCAGGCTTTGAAATTCGAATACTTGCGATCGGTTGGCCAGCGCGGATACGTGTACTGCGGATAGATCGTCTCCGGCAAACCCTCTTCCTCGCCGACAAGTCCAGTTGTCGACCGTCCGGGAGCGTTCAGCAAAACGTCCCGGAGCTTCACATCCACTCGAAAATCTGGTGCTGCAGTTTTCTTGTCCGGCTCGTTAGAGATCACTCAGTCCTCCTGGTAGAGATGTCCAAAT
It encodes:
- a CDS encoding radical SAM protein, with product MISNEPDKKTAAPDFRVDVKLRDVLLNAPGRSTTGLVGEEEGLPETIYPQYTYPRWPTDRKYSNFKAWRMWKSLGAPYFKHRILPGEIQPLISYLFSEWKCNLDCHYCWSYDNSVKGMTEQTARKSIDWLHGIGNRFLALMGGEPLLRPKFIHKIVYYASKKDFIVYLPTNGRLMKPDVIDRLGDAGLGTVNLAVDCIDEKPGLAKALTPIRPQFEYLIKNMKKYACAVFFNVCICRTNMDDVRQLTELAKEYDIGIDYHIVESPIIDAPHFKHYNENSTFLTTEDQPKVDDLIDWILEKHEQGYKIVNQKARLRQMKQFMRGDIEPWGCRAGRNTLIIRTDGTLAPCFPMYSATHDWGVVGAPKFDPLQLSEMKKECELHCFSTLNHIVSYVYNNGRVIRWIIKHAKNGFTKAESTVE